ACGGGTTCGGCGGCGGTGGCGCGCTGCGCAGTACTGGCGCGGGGCGCGAGGCGGCGGGCTGTGCCGGAGCAGGCGCGGGCGCTGGCGGCGCCGCGGCTTCGGGGCGCGCACCCGGTGTCATATCAGGCGCGGCCACGGCCATCGGCAATTCGGCAAGCTGGCGGGTCAGGTTCAATTCCACTTCGGCCAAGGCGATCAGCATATCGCCGCATTGGTCGGGCGCGGCGGCGGCGACGGGCGCATTAGCGCTGGCCGCATCCTGCTGGGCCGCCATCGCTTCGCGCGTCAGATCCGCCAAACGCTGGTCAAGCTGCGCGATCAAGGCCTCTACAGATCCTTGATGCTGGTTGGCTTGGTCTTGTGCGGCAGTGCTGGCGGCTTTCATCTCGTCCAGCGCGGCATTCATGTCCATCAGGTTCTCGACAAAGCTGGCAGAGGCGCTGGCCTGCACCTCTGCGGCTTGCGACAGATGCCCCGAGGCGCGAAACCAGCCCAGCGCCCCCACGCCCAAGGTCAGGACCGCGACCGCCGCAATCACGATCGCGGTCATACGGGTTTGCTTGGCAGTCTTGTCCAGCGCAAGGGCCGCGTCATTGCGCGCGGCAATGGCGGCCTCGGCCTCTGTTGCGGCCTCTGTGGCCAGTTTGGCGGCCTCTGTCGCCTGTTGGGCCAGTGTTTTCAGGTCTGGGGATCTGGTGGTCATGACCGATGTCCTTTGCCCATAAGCCTTTGGACCACGCGCGCGATCGGATGGCGCAGAATGGCCAAACCGGCCATCATGGCGCATAGCAGGACAATCCCCTGCCGCGCAGGGTCAAGCGTGTCATCCATGGCCGAGACGATGAAGGCCAAGGCAAAGGCGGCAAAGCAAAAGCTGGCCAATCGCCGGGCTTGCTTGCATCTGGGGCAATCGGTGGCGAAACGGGGCATCTGGGCGGTCCTTTCCGGTCTGCGCGTCGGATATGCGACAAGGCTGCAAGGATCATGCCAACGGCTTGGCGCGTGTTTGTTTCGCTAAAGCGCCATGCCTTAGCCCGCGCGATTGCCCAGCCCGTCGAATTGCAGATCGGGCGGCAGGTCTATGTCGGGCAGATCGTCTTGCAGGCCGCGTTCCACCCGCCACACATGCGCCAAGACAGCCGCCACAGCGCCGAACAGCCCGTCATGGATGGGCTGGCCAATATCGCCAGTAAAATACAGCGCCCGCGCCAAGGGCGGCAAGCGCAGCACCGGGATATGCGCCGATTTTGCGCGCTCGATAACCTGAAAGGCCAGCCCATCGCGGCCAGATGCCAGCATGACCGGCACGTCATCTTGCCCCGGCACATAGCGCAGCGCGACCGCGAAATGGGCCGGGTTGACGATGACCGCGGTGGCTTGTCCCACATCATCCAGCGCACCGCGTTCGCGCGCCGCGCGCTGGCTGGCTTGCATCTGCAATTGACGCAGCTTGCTCTTCACCTCTGGAGAGCCGTTATCTTCGCGGTTCTCACGCTTCACTTCGCTTGGGGTCATGCGCAGTTGCGTGCGGTGTTTGTGGCTTTGCCACAGCAGATCGGCCAGCGCGATCCCCCCCAGCACAAGGCACATTCCGGTAAAAATGCCCAAGGTCAGACGAAACACAACGCGCAGGGCATCGCCCAAGGGCACAAGGCCCAGCACGGTCAGCCCGTCCAACCCCAGATACACGCCGCCCAGAACCACCGTTCCCAGCAGCGTGACCTTGCCAATCGCCTTGGACAATTCCACCAAAGAGTTCAGCGAAAACATGCGCCCGAAGCCCTTTAGCGGGTCGATCTTTTCGGGCTTGAAGGCAAAGCCCTTCACCGACCAGTTCAGCCCGCCGATAGCGATTTGCGTGCCGATCATCAGCAGCATCACAGGCAGCCCGATCAGCCCGGCCGCCAGCAATATATCGCGCCCCGCATACCCCAGCGCCGCCAGCAGCGCATCGGGTTCCAGATTGCTGGGCGCGTTCAAATAGGCGCGCCAGCGTTGCAGGATCGCGCCGCCCAGCACGGGCAAGGTCAGCAAGATCACCGTTGCCGCCGAAATCGCCGCAAAGACCAGCATTTCCTGAGAGGTCAGAACCTGCCCATCCTTGCGCGCCTGATCCAGCTTGCGTGGCGTCGGCTCTTCCGTGCGTTCGGCGCTTTCGTCTTGCTCTGCCATTGCGGTCCCTTATCGCGGCAAGGGCCAAAGCCCATCAAGCGTTGTCAAACTGTCATTGGCAAGGTTTGCAAAGCCCAAGAACATTTCTGGTGCGGCCAGCCACAGCAAGAAGAACATGATGAGGATGGTCAGCGGAAAGCCCACCGAGAACAGGTTCATCTGCGGGGCGGACCGGGTCAGCACCCCGACCGACAGGTTCAGCACCACCAACCCGGCCACAACCGGCAACATCAACGACGCGGCCAGCGCGAACATTGACGCGCCCGCCATGATGCCCGCGCGGCTTAGCGCGGCAATGTCCAGTTCTGCCCCAGGCGGAAAGCTGGCATAGCTGTCCAGCATGATGCGCAAGGCCATCAGGTGCCCATTCATGCCCAGAAAGACCAACAGCAAGGCAAGGCTGAAAAACTGCGCCAGAACAGGGCTTTGCCCGGCGGCGGTCGGGTCCAGTTGCACTGCAAAGCCCAAGCCTGCCGCATTGGCGATCTGATCGCCCGCAATGCTGGCGGCGGCGAACAGGATGGTCAGCACCAGCCCTGCCACCACGCCCACCGCGATTTCGGCAAGGACCAATGGTATAGCCGACAAGGCGGCAAGGCTGTCGGCATCGGGCATATCATATAGCTGAGGCACGACCAGCGACAGGCAGACGGCCGCGACAATCCGCACCGGCAGCGGCACAAAGCGCCCCCCAAACGCAGGCGATGCGATCAGGAAGGCACCAATGCGCAACATGGCAAAAAGCTGCGCCGCCAGCAGGTCCGCCATGCTGGCCAAATCCAGCCCCGGCAGGGTGACAACGGCACCTTCCACCAGCACCCCCTAGCGAATGTCTTGGACCTGTTCGAACACGAACAGGAAGTAATCGGACAAGGTGCCCAGCATCAGCGCCGACCCAAGCGCCATGGCGATGAACACCACCGCCAGCTTGGGCACAAAGCTGAGCGTTTGCTCGTTGATGGATGTCGCTGCTTGCAGCACCCCGATCAGCAACCCCACGCCCAAGGCCACGGCCAAAACCGGGCCTGCCACTTTCAAAATGGTGAAATAGGCAAGCTGCAATTGTTCCGATGCTTCGGTATAGTCCATAGGTTACCCCCCCATGCCATAGCCTGCGGCCAGCGACCCCACGGTCAGCGCCCAGCCATCAACCAGCACGAACAGCAGCAGCTTGAACGGCAGCGCCACCATGATGGGCGACACCATCATCATGCCAAGCGCCATCAGAATAGAGGCGATCACGATATCGATGACCAGAAAGGGCAGGAACAGCAGGAACCCGATCTGGAAGGCGGTTTTCAGCTCGGACGTCAGGAACGCGGGCAGCAGAACATGAAAGGGCACCGTGTCAGAGGATTCGAACGGGCCTGCACCCGCCATATCGGCAAACATCAGCAAATCCGATTGCCGCGTATGTTCGACCATGAAGGCCTTGATGATCACGCTGGCACGTTCCAGCGCCTCGGTTTGTGGCAGCGCGCCATCCAGCGCCGGGCCAATCGCGGTTTCGTAGATTTCAGAGAAAACCGGCTGCATGACGAAGAAGGTCAAGAACAACGCCAGCGCGATCAGCACTTGGTTGGGCGGCGTTTGCTGCGTGCCAAGTGCTTGGCGCAGAATGGACAGCACGATCACAATGCGGGTGAAGGCGGTCATGCCCAACAGCAAGGATGGCAACACCGTCAGTGCCGTCATCAGCGCCAGAATCTGCAAGGACAAGGACCAGCTTGTGCCACCCTCGCCTTCGGTCATGGTCAGCGCAGGCAGACCTTGGGCCTGTGCCGCCACAGGCAGAAGCACCAAGAAAACGGCAAGGATGGGGCGGATCATGCCTGCGCCCCTGCCGCCGGGCCACCCAAGGGCTGAACGGAACAATTGCCGCCCTTCCCCTGAACGACCAGAAATTCACGGCCATCCACCGCCAGCAGCACGGCGCGTTGGTTGGCCCCCAGCGCAAGCGTGTCCTGCACCTGCAAACGGCGGCCCTGCGCCAGCTTGCGCGACAGCCCGTGTTTGTTGCGATGAACGAAAACCCATGCCGCGCCCAGCGCCGCCATGAACAGGCCAAGCGTAACCAGCCGGTCGAATGTCAGAATATCCATGCAGCACCAAATCTACCTGCGGGAATGCCCCGCGATCTGGGCATGATGCTGCAAGGATCGTGCCATGCGCGGCGGTGTCAGACCACGTCGGCGCGTTCTTCGGGGGTTATGATCTGGCCAAAGCGAATGCCAAAGCGTTCGCCGACCATCACGACCTCGCCCTTGGCGATGGGGGTGCCATTGACCAGCACATCCAGCGGATCGCCCGCCATGCGGTTCAGTTCGACCACCGACCCTTCGGACAGGCGCAGCAAGTCGCGAATGGTCAGCTGCGTGCGTCCCACTTCGACAGTCAGCGCCACGTCAATATTTTCCAGCAGGCGCAAATGGTCGGGCGCCGTGGGTTTTGCATCATTCGGCATGGCTTAGTCCTTTTTGGCTTTGGGGCGCAATCGCCCGCAAGATCGACACGGCCGCATGGCCGTTCTGCGCGCCCGGCTGGGCTTGGAACATCGGCACGCCATCGACCAACACATCCACCGCGCTGCCCAATGACACCGGGACCACGTCGCCATCTTCCAGCCGCATCAGCCGGGCCACCGAAAGCTGCGGCTGGCACAACCGCGCCGAGACGGTCAACGGAATGCCAAGGATCGCGGCTTCCAGCCGTTCACGCCAGTTGCGATCCTCTGTCAACTGGTCAGACTGCATCCGAGAGCGCAACTGGCTGGAGATCGGCTTCAATATCTGAAGCGGGTAGACAATGTCGAATGTCGCCGCCTCATGACCCGGAATTTCCACTATAAATGAACAGCATACGACCTTTTCTTCATTTTCGGCAAAGGCCATAAACTGCATATTCTCTTCGCGGCTTATGGCGTTGAACCCCACGGTCACCAGATCGCGCCACGCAAGTTCCAGCGCCGAATTCAGCCGGTCGGTGATCAGTTCGATCACCCTGTGTTCTGCGGCGGTAAATTCGGTGCGGTGCAGCTTGGGCCCGTCCACCCCACCGCCGTAATAGGCATTGGTCAGACGCGCGATAAACTCGGGCGGGAACACCATAAGCTGGTTACCGCGCAGCGCATCGGACGCGCTGATGGTCAGCGAGACGAAATTCTCTTGCCCGTTGCGGTAGTCCTCGAATGTCATCAACTCCGGCAGAAAGCTGGACAGGCGCGGCTGGAAGCGCAACAGCGGCATGAAGGCAGATCGCGCCACGCGGCAGAACCGCTCATGCACAATGCGCAGACCATGGTATTCGCCAATGCCGGCATCTTGCGTTTTGGCAAAAGAGAACGGCCTGACCGGTTGCCCGTTATGAAATTCTGTTTCGTCATCGCCGCCGAAATCGGCTGTCAACCCGCCGACAAGGGCCGCGACCTCTGTCGAGGAAAGCTTGCGTTGCTTTGCCATGGCGCGCCTATTGCAGCACGAAAGACGGGAAAAACACGCCTTCGACGCCCCCGAAACCTTCGATGGCTTCCAGACGCTCGTTGATCGCGTCGCGCAGGGCGGCGGCCATGCGTTCGCGCCCGTCGCGGCTGCTCATTTCGTCCTCTGTGAAGCTGCCGATCACCGCCAGCATATCGGAACGCAGCGCCGCTTGATGGGTTTCGACATGCTCCATCACCTTGGCGTCATACTGGGTGGACAGCGTCACCCCCAGTTGGATGAACCGGCGCGAGCCTTGCGGATTGGTGGTCAGCGCCTCTTCGAAACTGAAATAGGTCGTCTCAAACACCCCGTCCTCAGGGGTTGTGCGCGTCTGCTCTGGCATACCGCGCGCGCCACCTTCGCCCTCGGCAGGCGTAGAGTCTGCGGGTTCGATCATCCGCAGCGCTTGCGACATGGGCGAATTCGCATCCGAATACAGAAACCACCCTGCACCAAAGCCGATGCCAGCGAATAAGGCAGCCGTCAGCGGCAGCCCCAGCAGCAGCAACAGTTTGCCGCCCTTCTTTTTCGGGGCGTCGTCGGTCACGTCGTCGGTGTTTTTCTCTTTGTCAGCCATGATGGGCCTTTATGCGATAAGGTTCACAAGTCGGGTCGCGGGTGCAGGGGCTAAAACCGGGTCAGTCGGGCCAAGGCCAGAAGGGCTATGCCCATCGGGCTGCCCCCCCTGCTCTTGCGGTGCGCGCCGCTCTGGCGCTGTGTCATGCCCTGCAAGCGTCATACCAAGTCGTTCCAGATCGGTGGCCAATTGGCGCTGCGCCTCTGACAAAAGCCTTGCAGCCTCTGGGTTTTCGGCGGCGAACAACACCGATGCGCTATCGCCCTGCACGCTGACAGAAACGGTCATGCGCCCCAGTTCCTCGGGGGCCAGTTCCAGCACCATCGTGCCACCCCCGGCCTCTGCCAAGTTTGCAACCGGCCCCTCGATCAATTGCGCGGTCCAGTCCGGGGCGAACATCGGCAAGGGCATACCCAGCGCACCCAGCGCACCCGGCGCGGGCGGCACAGCCGCAGGCGTGGCGGATACAGGGGCGGCCATAGGCGCGCCGCCTGTATCAACCGGTAGGGATGCAGCCTCAATCGGGCCGGGCAGCGGCGGCGCAATCGGGGCAATTGCGGGCAGCGCGGGGGCGGACATGGCAGGCCCGATTGCCCGGATTGGCAGGTTGGCCGCAGGTTTTGGCACTTGGCCAGACCCAAGGCCGCGCGCAATGCTGGACACAAAATTTGCGGTGGCGTTTTCAGCGTCTGCCCTTTGTCCAGGCAAGGCAGGCGCGGCCATCAGCTTTTCCGGAACTGCCAGCTTCGTAGGCATAGATTGGCTGACCATAACCGTGGACAAAGCAGAGCCAAGCTGCAACGCGGTCTTCGGTGACGGCATTGGAGTGATGGTCCGATCCAGCGGTATGGCTGGCAGCGCGGGGGTGACCGTTTCCGGGGCAACGGCCTCTGCCAGTGCGACCCGCATCGCGGCCAAGGGTTTTGCGGTATCAGGCAAAAACTCTGGTCCGGCCCCTAGCGGTATTTTGGCCATGGGGTCAGCCCTCTCTCCCTCGCTTGGGGGAACCAGCACTTGGCCGGGCATGAAAGGCGTTGAAACGCTGGGCGCACCCATCGCGCCACCCTCTGCGCCATGGCCTGTTTGGGCCGTCTGGCCGGGTTGCAGCACGGCCACCAACGCGGCCAAAGGGTCTTGTGGCGCATCTGGCGCAGGGTCCGCGTCGGGAACCGGCCCCGCATCACTCGGGGCCAGTTCTGCTAAAACGCTGTCCATCAGCGCACTGAAAGCACCCCGCTTTTCGCCATCCACCTGTCCGACAGACAGGATGGACGCAAACCCGTCGGGCTTGTTTGGAACATTCAGAAGGGCAGAGATCAGCGTCATGACCGGGCCTGTGCTATCGCGTTACAACCGCGTTGCAAGTTGCGTGCCGAAACGCCGCCTAGCGCGCGCGATATGGGACTGCCGCATCATGGCGGTCCTGCGCGGCCTCTGCTTCCTCGCGGTGCGCGCGGCGCGCGGCCTGTTGCGCGTGTTGGTGCCGGCGCAATTGGTGCTGCAATTCACCGCGCGCGGCATGGGCTTGGTCAGACGCGGTTTGCGCAAGCTCTGCCTGCCGGGCCTGTTCGACCCCAAGGCTGTGCGACAGGCGCGCCGTATCGCGCAATTGCGCCACGCTGACAGGGCCGGATGCCGGGCGCAGACTGTCCAAAAGCACCGCCAAACGGTCTTGCGCGGCTTGCGCCTGCTGCGCTTGGTGTTGCGCCGCCTGTATCCAATGCGCGCTTTGCGCCATGCGCACAAAGACCCGTTGCGCCTGCAAATGAAACAGCCTGCTGCGCATCGTCACTCCTCTGCCGTGCCGCAGACCGCCATCAGCGCGGCGCGGCTGTCGTCCAGCGTGACCGGGTCACGCGGGGATTGCGAAATCAAGGCGCAGATTTGGGGCCAAAGCTGCATCGCTTCGTCCAGATCGCGGTCCTGCCCTTTGACATAACCGCCCATCATCACCAGATCGCGGTTGGCGTTATAGGCGGAAACCAGCTTTTTCAGCCGCATGGCCGCGCTTTGCTGGGCGTCGTCCGTCACATCGGGCATAACGCGGCTGACCGATTGGGTTATGTCAATCGCGGGGTAAATCCCGGCCTGCGCCTGCGCCCGCGACAGCACCAAATGCCCATCCAGAATGGCGCGGGCGCTATCGACCACCGGGTCCGACACCGTGTCATCGCCATCGGCCAGCACGGTGCAAATGGCGGTTATCGTGCCTTCGCCCGGCAAGCCCGGCCCGGCGCGTTCCAAAAGCTGCGGAATCAAGGCGATCACAGAGGGCGGATAGCCCTTGGCGGTGGGTTGCTCGCCCATGGCCAACCCGATTTCGCGCTGCGCATGGCCCACGCGGGTCAGGCTGTCCACGATCAAAAGCACGCGCCGCCCGGTCTGGCGAAACCATTCGGCAATCGCGATGGCCCGGCGCACACCGCGCAACCGCAACAAGGGCGAGCGGTCAGCGGGCACCGCGACCATGCAACAGCGCGCGGCGGCGTCGCCCTGCATCAGGCGGCTGGCCATATGGCCCACCTCACGCGCGCGCTCGCCAATCAGGGCCAGCACGACAACATCGGCCTGCGCGTTGCGCGCCATCATTTCAATCAGCACCGATTTGCCCACACCAGAGCCCGCGATAATGCCAATGCGCTGCCCTTCGCCCATGGTCAGCGCGGCATTCACAATCCGCACACCGCAGTCAAAGGGCTGATCGACCGGTTTGCGCAACAGCGGGTTCAGCGGCTTGCCCGCCAAGGGCCAGCTTTCTGACAGCACGGGAGCGGGGCGGTTGTCCAAAGGTGTGCCCTGCGCATCTGTCACACGGCCCAACAAGCCTTCGCCCACGGCCACATCCTGACCACCGGGCAGCAAATGCACCCCTGCCCCGGCCAGAATTGGCGTGCCGGGATCCGTGACCACCAGCTTGTTGCGGCCATCTTCAAAGCCCACCACCTCTGCCAAGACGGGGCGGCCTTGCGCGCCCTGCACACAGGCCAAGGCGCCGGGCTGGGCGGGAAACCCGGTCGTGTCCAGATGCAACCCGTCATACCGCACCACCTGCCCCGAAAGGACCGGGGCAGGCCGCGGCAGGGCTTGCAAGCGGTCGCGCAGCGCGACCAGAGGGCGCGGCGCGGCGCTCATTCGGTGATCCTGCCGATCAGGTCATCGACCGCCAGCCCTTGGCCTTTTATGCGCAGATCACCCCGTGCAAGCGCAGGGTCGGCGCGCAGTCGGGCTTTGAACACCTGTTCCAGCACGGGCGCGGCGGCGGCATCGCGCGCGGCAGAGAGTGCTGCCAGATCGTCGGGGTGCAGCGCAATCCGAAGTGTGCCGAATTCATCCGCGATCTGCTCCGCCAAATGCAAAATGCGTTCGGCAAAACCGGCCGGGTCGGCGCTGATCTGGGTGCCCGCGCGCTCTGCCGCCAACTGGCGCACCATATCGGACACAGTCTGTGCCAGCGCGCTGACCTCGGCCTCCAAAGCGTGCGACATCTGGTCGGTGATTGCGTCCAAGCGCTGCGCCGCCTGTTCCAAGCCGATGCGCGCGGTCGATATCTGGTCTTGCAACGCTTGCTGGGCGGCAGTGTAGCCTTCGGCATAGATCTTGGCGCGTAGATCTTCGGTCAGGATAACGGGCTTTGGGCTGGGCGCGGCAGGCGGCGGCGGTGGCGGCGGCGCCTCTGCCACCTCTGGCACAGGGTCCGGCTGGGGGTGGCGCACCATGTCTTGCGGCAGGCGCAGCACGAAGCCACCCGCGCCCTGCCCAAGCCCCGCCATGGGGACAAAAGCTTGCTCTTCGCGCGGCTGCGCGGGCGTGAAGGTCGCGGCGCTCATACCATTTCCTCGCCGCCGCGCCCGGCCAGCACGATGGTGCCCGCATCGGCCATTTCGCGCGCGCTTGCGACAATGCGTTTCTGGGCCTCTTGCACCTCTGACAGGCGGACGGGGCCAAGGGCCTCCATCTCGTCACGGATACCGGCGGCAGCGCGCAGCGACATGCAGGACAACAGGCGTTCGCGCAGCACATCATCCGCGCCCTTCAACGCCAGCACAAGCTGTTCAGGATCAATCGCGCGCAACAAGGTTTGCAGGCTGCGATCATCCGATTTGCCCAGATTGTCGAACACAAACATGTTGTCCTGAATGGCGGTCATCAGGTCTTTGTTATCCTTGCGAATGTCTTTCAGGATGCGTGCCTCGGCATCCGAGCGCATGAAATTCATGATCCGCGCGGCCGCTTTCACGCCACCAATCTGCGACGCGCTGGAACTGCTGGACGCTTTGAACTTGCGCTGCAACACCTTTTCCAGATCGGCCAGCGCCTCGGGGGTGACAGTGCCCAAGGTGGCAATCCGGCGCAGGATGTCGGACTGCAACTCTTCATCAAGCGAAGTCAGCACGATGGACCCGCGCGTGGCATCCAGACACGCAATGACCAGCGCGATGATCTGCGGATGCTCATCACTGACCACGTCCAACACGGTCGCGGCATCCATCCAGTCGAGCAACTCTATCGGGCGTTCAAGGCTAAGCGGGTTGATCCGCGCCAACACCGATTGCGCGCGATCCGGGCCAAAGGCATCGGACAACACGCTGCGCACATAGCCGCCTGCGCGGTAGGCAAGCCCCGTTTCGCCCGCCAGCTTGGTCAGGAAATCCTCCAACACGCGGTCGGCCTCATCTTCGTTCACATCTTCGATGGCATAGACGGCTGCCCCCAGATGCTGCACTTCAGCAGGCGACAGCTTGCGAAACACCTCTGCGGCGACCTCTTCACCGAACATCAGGATAAGTTTTGCGGCATCTTGGGTGGCAGGGCCGAAACTGGCGACAGCGCTCATGGGGGTTATCCGGTTGTTTCAAGTTCAGGCTGAATCATGCGGTGAATCACGGACGCCACGCGCGCCGGGTCATCCTTGGCCAGCTTTTGCAAAACGGCCTGTTTGTCCGCGCGGCTGGCATTGCGGCCCAGAACGCTCTGGGCAAGGTCGCGGTGGCGCTGGTTCAGCTTTTCTTCCACGTCTTCCAGCGTATCGCCCTCGGCCACCTCTATCATGCCGGGGCCGTATTCGGCGCCGGGCACGCCGTTTTCGATAGCGTTCAGGCGGCGCTGTAGCAGCGGGCGCAATATACCCAAGCCCACTACAGCGACCACGACAATCACGACCAAGGCGCGCAAGATGTCGGGCAAGTGCTGCGCATAGGGCAACGCAGCGCCGGTGGGTGCTGCCTCTGTGGTGGCGGGCATGGCGAAGGGGCGCACCAGAATGGTAACGCTGTCGCCGCGCGCCGCGTTATAGGCGATGGCACTTTCAACAAGCGGTTGCAGCGATTGCACCAACTCGGCCTGCGCCTGCGCGGCATCGGCGGCCGGGTCGGCCAAGTCCGGCGCGCGGATAACGATCGCCGCCGATAACCGTTCAACCTGCCCGGTTTCCGGCTGCGTGCTGGAAACTGTGCGGCTAACCTCGAAATTGCGCGTGGTGCTGCTGGATTGGTTGCGCGGGTCGGCTTGCGCGGTCTGCGTGGTCGGCGCTTCGGCCAGATCGGCCTCTTGCGGGGGGGTGTTGGTGACAGCGCCGGGTATACCGCCCGCGGCCGGGTCACGGGTCAGGCTTTCGCTAAGCTGCTCGCTGCGCAGCGCGTTGCCTTCGGGGTCGACACGTTCTTCGCGGATGTCGCGGCGGGTGAAATCCATCTCTGCGGTCACTTCGACCGATAGGTTGCCAAACCCCACAACCGGGATCAGCAGCGCCTCGATCCGGCGGCGTAGCAAGGTTTCCAGTTCGACACGGTGGCGCAGGTGGCGTTCGGCCATTTGCGCACCGTCACCATCATCGACGCGCGACAACAAACGACCGGTCTGGTCCACCACGCTGACATCGGCCCGCGCCAAACCCGGCACAGAGGATGAGACCAGATGCACGATCGCTTCGACCTGCCCGGCATCCAGCACGCGGCCTTGCAACATGGTCACGAAGACCGACGCGCGCGGCGGGTGATTGTCGCGCAAGAATGCAGAGCGTTCGGGCCAGGCCAGATGCACCCGCGCCGCCTGAACCGACCCGATTTCGGCAATAGAGCGCGCAAGGTCCATTTCCTGACTTTGCCGCAAACGCGCGTTTTCCAGCGAACGGCTGGCACCCAGCGGAATGTCA
This genomic window from Roseibaca calidilacus contains:
- a CDS encoding FliH/SctL family protein, encoding MSAATFTPAQPREEQAFVPMAGLGQGAGGFVLRLPQDMVRHPQPDPVPEVAEAPPPPPPPAAPSPKPVILTEDLRAKIYAEGYTAAQQALQDQISTARIGLEQAAQRLDAITDQMSHALEAEVSALAQTVSDMVRQLAAERAGTQISADPAGFAERILHLAEQIADEFGTLRIALHPDDLAALSAARDAAAAPVLEQVFKARLRADPALARGDLRIKGQGLAVDDLIGRITE
- the fliF gene encoding flagellar basal-body MS-ring/collar protein FliF; protein product: MAISPSPVSGGAQSGLMARAQGVPAAMSRFAAQPALRRALPSLVILAAAGLALLAWLVWRDAPRSALYPGLPEAEKARVVEALSAAGVDARVDQTTGEVTVPTAEYHRARLSLASQGLPQAVPDGQQALSDIPLGASRSLENARLRQSQEMDLARSIAEIGSVQAARVHLAWPERSAFLRDNHPPRASVFVTMLQGRVLDAGQVEAIVHLVSSSVPGLARADVSVVDQTGRLLSRVDDGDGAQMAERHLRHRVELETLLRRRIEALLIPVVGFGNLSVEVTAEMDFTRRDIREERVDPEGNALRSEQLSESLTRDPAAGGIPGAVTNTPPQEADLAEAPTTQTAQADPRNQSSSTTRNFEVSRTVSSTQPETGQVERLSAAIVIRAPDLADPAADAAQAQAELVQSLQPLVESAIAYNAARGDSVTILVRPFAMPATTEAAPTGAALPYAQHLPDILRALVVIVVVAVVGLGILRPLLQRRLNAIENGVPGAEYGPGMIEVAEGDTLEDVEEKLNQRHRDLAQSVLGRNASRADKQAVLQKLAKDDPARVASVIHRMIQPELETTG
- the fliG gene encoding flagellar motor switch protein FliG, with product MSAVASFGPATQDAAKLILMFGEEVAAEVFRKLSPAEVQHLGAAVYAIEDVNEDEADRVLEDFLTKLAGETGLAYRAGGYVRSVLSDAFGPDRAQSVLARINPLSLERPIELLDWMDAATVLDVVSDEHPQIIALVIACLDATRGSIVLTSLDEELQSDILRRIATLGTVTPEALADLEKVLQRKFKASSSSSASQIGGVKAAARIMNFMRSDAEARILKDIRKDNKDLMTAIQDNMFVFDNLGKSDDRSLQTLLRAIDPEQLVLALKGADDVLRERLLSCMSLRAAAGIRDEMEALGPVRLSEVQEAQKRIVASAREMADAGTIVLAGRGGEEMV